The Shewanella sp. KX20019 genome window below encodes:
- a CDS encoding IS110 family transposase, translating into MKKTIVGVDLGKRVIQVCVYTNKTVRSNEEMTPCEFTEFLAKSEPMMVVFEACASSNYWKQKALSFGHDANLISAQLVSSVRQNQKTDKNDALAIVQSAMLPEVNFISGKSVQQQQLQSMMRIRELCSKQKTALSNQLVSLLSEFNISTANRNGGLKSAVESTLEDAENDFSDLFRLALDSAWKLYLETIKSLAIYNDCLEKSIHEHSDCKKLLKLEGVGSINAINLYIALGCAELGTFNKGKDASACIGLTPLQHSSGGKTKMGSIGKHVKNSMLRSQLIAGAMSCVIQVVKREARTTKEKWIQGLVERRGKKCAAVALANKTVRTAFAMLTQGTEYKAKLISAS; encoded by the coding sequence ATGAAAAAGACAATAGTTGGCGTTGATTTAGGAAAACGTGTAATTCAAGTTTGTGTATATACAAACAAAACAGTGCGTTCTAATGAAGAAATGACACCTTGCGAATTCACCGAATTTCTCGCCAAATCAGAACCGATGATGGTTGTCTTTGAAGCATGCGCCTCTTCAAATTATTGGAAACAAAAAGCACTATCTTTTGGTCATGATGCAAACCTTATATCTGCGCAATTAGTTTCTTCAGTGAGGCAAAACCAGAAAACTGACAAAAATGATGCTTTAGCTATTGTTCAGTCAGCTATGCTGCCAGAAGTTAATTTTATTTCCGGTAAATCGGTTCAACAGCAGCAATTGCAATCCATGATGAGAATAAGAGAGCTATGCAGTAAGCAAAAAACAGCGCTCAGCAATCAACTTGTTTCCTTGTTGTCTGAGTTTAATATCAGCACCGCGAATCGCAATGGTGGATTGAAGAGTGCAGTCGAGTCAACGCTCGAAGATGCAGAAAATGATTTTTCTGACTTGTTTAGACTTGCATTAGACAGTGCGTGGAAGCTGTATTTAGAAACAATAAAATCATTGGCTATTTATAATGATTGTCTCGAAAAATCCATACATGAACACTCAGATTGTAAAAAACTACTAAAACTAGAAGGTGTGGGAAGTATAAACGCAATTAACCTCTATATTGCATTGGGTTGTGCTGAGCTAGGCACTTTTAATAAAGGAAAAGATGCATCGGCGTGTATAGGGTTAACGCCATTACAGCATTCTAGCGGTGGTAAGACAAAAATGGGCTCTATAGGCAAACATGTAAAAAACAGTATGCTTCGTAGCCAACTTATTGCTGGCGCCATGTCCTGCGTAATCCAGGTAGTGAAAAGAGAAGCCCGAACCACCAAAGAAAAATGGATACAAGGGTTGGTAGAAAGACGTGGAAAGAAATGTGCAGCAGTGGCACTAGCCAATAAAACAGTAAGAACGGCTTTTGCCATGTTAACCCAAGGAACAGAGTATAAGGCCAAATTAATCTCGGCCAGTTAA
- a CDS encoding transposase, translating to MMNTQPTYSTEFKIDAANLVIKQGYSVREVFEATGVGPTEFIMDGTVNYS from the coding sequence ATGATGAACACTCAACCCACTTACTCAACTGAATTCAAGATTGATGCTGCTAACTTGGTGATAAAGCAAGGCTACTCTGTACGTGAAGTATTCGAAGCTACTGGCGTAGGACCAACAGAATTTATTATGGATGGCACCGTTAATTACTCATGA
- a CDS encoding heavy metal translocating P-type ATPase: MQTINLYVPNMSCASCVAKIESAFAKVSNKEGMDSAISARVNLADKQVQVFGNITPEKAIELIKAVGYDSGQLLDARKGAAKKEADEVKEYRVRVIQAAIGLGLGVPLMLWGLLGGEMMVNNTSQQYAWGVVGLVTFIVMATTGRHFFQGMLRAIKARSANMDTLIALGTSAAWIYSMLVVTAPQWFPADTRHVYFEASVMILGLINLGHALELRARGKTSEAVQRLLGLQASTAIRITDAGDEEVEISQVNLGDYLRLRPGDKVALDGEIISGHTLINESMLTGEPVPVHKEIADSVSAGTVNGNGSVIYQVTAAEEDSKLAKIIELVQQAQTSKMPIGRLTDKISAYFVPAVIIIALLSSAIWYLFGPAPALSHALVVLTSVLIIACPCALGLATPMSIMVSVGRAAKMGVLVRNGEALQTASKVTTVVLDKTGTITQGAPKVTDFIVLQSHIDRQSLLSDIAALEQHSEHPLASAIIAEAKQLSLSIKEPEQFTNVQGRGITGLVAGIEYAIGNQSLMQQVGLDTLSAYQQQISAMASKGQTPVFVAMEQKLIAIIAIADPIKADAVEAIAAMKNSGLEVVLLTGDNQQTARAVADTVGIATVFANVLPEQKQQKVIELQQRGEVVAMVGDGINDAPALMSADVGLAMGSGTDIAIESADFTLLSARLMVVAETLLLAKASMKNIKQNLFGAFIYNSLGIPLAAGVLFPLTGMLLSPVIAGAAMAMSSLTVVSNANRLRKAKLV, translated from the coding sequence ATGCAAACGATTAATCTATATGTCCCCAATATGAGTTGTGCAAGCTGCGTGGCCAAAATTGAGTCAGCTTTTGCCAAAGTCAGCAACAAAGAAGGCATGGACAGTGCAATTAGCGCTAGAGTAAATCTTGCCGATAAACAGGTGCAGGTGTTCGGTAATATCACCCCAGAGAAAGCAATTGAGCTTATAAAAGCGGTGGGATACGACAGTGGACAGCTGTTAGATGCTCGAAAAGGCGCGGCAAAGAAAGAGGCCGATGAGGTTAAAGAGTATCGAGTTCGAGTGATCCAAGCTGCCATCGGCTTAGGTCTTGGTGTGCCCTTAATGCTATGGGGCTTACTCGGCGGTGAAATGATGGTGAACAATACCAGTCAGCAATATGCATGGGGCGTAGTTGGGCTGGTGACGTTTATCGTGATGGCAACCACCGGGCGTCACTTTTTTCAGGGGATGTTACGTGCAATAAAAGCGCGTAGCGCCAATATGGACACCCTCATTGCATTAGGCACTTCTGCTGCCTGGATTTATTCGATGTTGGTTGTTACCGCACCGCAGTGGTTCCCAGCAGATACCCGTCATGTCTATTTTGAAGCGAGCGTGATGATCTTAGGTTTAATTAATCTAGGCCATGCATTAGAGCTACGGGCAAGAGGTAAAACCAGCGAGGCTGTGCAGCGCCTACTTGGACTGCAAGCTAGTACTGCAATACGTATTACTGATGCCGGCGATGAAGAAGTTGAGATCAGCCAAGTTAACCTCGGAGACTATTTACGTTTGCGCCCTGGTGATAAAGTCGCGCTCGATGGTGAAATCATTAGCGGACATACGTTGATCAATGAGTCAATGCTAACGGGCGAGCCTGTACCGGTTCACAAAGAGATAGCCGATAGCGTGAGTGCTGGAACCGTTAACGGCAATGGCAGTGTTATCTATCAAGTTACTGCAGCTGAAGAAGATAGCAAACTGGCCAAAATTATTGAGCTAGTGCAGCAAGCACAAACATCCAAAATGCCCATTGGGCGCTTAACGGATAAAATCTCCGCTTACTTTGTGCCGGCGGTAATTATTATTGCACTGCTGAGTTCGGCTATTTGGTATCTATTTGGGCCGGCTCCAGCCTTGTCACATGCGTTGGTCGTGCTAACCAGTGTGCTCATTATCGCCTGCCCATGCGCTTTAGGACTTGCGACGCCGATGTCGATTATGGTTTCAGTTGGCCGCGCAGCAAAAATGGGTGTATTAGTTAGAAATGGTGAGGCGTTGCAAACGGCAAGTAAGGTCACCACCGTTGTGCTTGATAAAACCGGCACCATTACCCAAGGCGCGCCTAAAGTCACTGATTTTATAGTGCTGCAATCGCATATCGATAGACAAAGTTTACTCAGTGATATTGCCGCGTTAGAGCAACACTCCGAGCATCCGCTCGCCAGCGCTATTATTGCAGAGGCTAAGCAATTATCACTCTCTATTAAAGAGCCTGAACAATTTACCAATGTGCAAGGTCGGGGGATCACGGGACTAGTAGCAGGCATTGAATATGCGATTGGTAACCAGAGCTTGATGCAACAAGTTGGTCTAGATACCCTATCTGCATATCAGCAGCAAATATCGGCAATGGCAAGTAAAGGGCAAACACCTGTATTTGTGGCAATGGAGCAAAAGCTCATCGCCATCATTGCGATAGCAGATCCGATTAAGGCTGATGCCGTCGAAGCGATAGCCGCAATGAAGAACAGTGGTCTAGAAGTGGTGTTATTAACAGGAGATAATCAACAAACTGCAAGGGCAGTCGCTGATACCGTGGGTATTGCAACTGTATTTGCCAATGTATTACCTGAGCAAAAGCAGCAAAAAGTAATTGAGTTGCAACAGCGAGGTGAAGTGGTTGCTATGGTTGGGGATGGCATTAATGATGCGCCAGCACTCATGAGCGCCGATGTAGGCCTAGCGATGGGTAGTGGCACGGATATCGCCATTGAAAGTGCTGACTTTACGCTGCTTTCAGCAAGACTGATGGTGGTGGCCGAAACGCTACTGCTGGCAAAAGCGAGCATGAAGAATATCAAGCAAAATCTATTTGGCGCCTTTATCTATAATAGCTTAGGGATCCCATTGGCAGCAGGGGTATTGTTCCCATTAACTGGCATGTTACTCAGTCCTGTTATCGCAGGAGCCGCCATGGCAATGTCATCATTAACGGTGGTGAGCAATGCCAATCGATTGCGCAAAGCCAAGCTTGTTTGA
- a CDS encoding RHS repeat-associated core domain-containing protein produces MALLPPKAPVSHAMGAMQTDGAYTLSWPAVDYATHYQIVIRDANGVEQVFQVTGTRYDLVLPMGAYTISISACNFANLCSGVYQLGSFKPAMVITYQHTDMLGTPVMETDAEGKVVSRSVYEPFGKRLGGEKAGIGYTGHLQDTDLGLTYMQARYYDPLIGRFYSNDPIGFTGAVDTFNRYSYVANNPYKYTDPTGMTKEFDELREKRKQDKRNECHEDPNCSSSVGKPRSAPRQGTSGGNSSSSVPPLLQMALNDQGVSSSLSQAWEDSNPNAPSVLRGFEGSLKLEQGGWIVGSNGEFKVIRVAAGTRDSLGTTVGTRPSEIMVIAWFHTHPNTAAENYKQIPSKSDLGFTRLEAKAPGVVIQHNGMLIVPYR; encoded by the coding sequence GTGGCGCTATTGCCACCCAAAGCGCCTGTCAGTCATGCCATGGGAGCGATGCAGACCGATGGCGCTTATACGCTAAGTTGGCCAGCCGTTGATTATGCCACCCACTATCAGATAGTCATACGAGACGCTAACGGGGTTGAACAGGTATTTCAAGTCACTGGCACACGCTATGATCTCGTCTTGCCTATGGGGGCTTATACCATCAGCATTAGTGCCTGTAATTTTGCTAATTTATGCAGTGGTGTTTATCAGCTAGGTAGCTTTAAGCCTGCGATGGTGATCACTTATCAACATACCGATATGCTCGGCACGCCGGTGATGGAAACGGATGCCGAAGGTAAGGTGGTCAGTCGTAGTGTGTATGAGCCGTTTGGCAAACGCCTTGGCGGTGAAAAAGCGGGTATTGGTTATACCGGCCACCTGCAAGATACCGATCTTGGGCTGACGTATATGCAGGCACGATACTATGATCCACTTATCGGGCGGTTTTACTCGAATGATCCGATTGGGTTTACAGGTGCTGTAGATACTTTTAATCGATATAGTTATGTAGCTAATAATCCTTACAAGTATACTGACCCTACAGGAATGACAAAAGAGTTTGATGAACTGAGGGAAAAACGAAAACAAGATAAGCGTAACGAATGTCACGAAGATCCTAATTGTTCTTCTAGTGTAGGAAAACCTCGTTCAGCTCCACGTCAAGGTACCAGTGGAGGCAACTCCAGCTCAAGTGTTCCCCCACTTTTGCAAATGGCACTAAATGATCAAGGAGTCAGTTCCTCATTGAGTCAAGCATGGGAGGATTCAAATCCTAATGCTCCCTCGGTACTAAGGGGTTTTGAGGGGTCTTTGAAATTAGAGCAGGGAGGGTGGATTGTAGGGAGTAATGGTGAATTTAAAGTAATTAGAGTAGCTGCAGGGACAAGAGACTCTCTTGGTACAACTGTAGGAACTAGGCCAAGTGAAATAATGGTAATAGCGTGGTTTCATACTCACCCAAATACAGCTGCTGAAAACTATAAACAAATCCCGTCTAAAAGTGATTTGGGGTTTACTAGACTAGAAGCAAAGGCTCCAGGTGTTGTTATACAGCACAATGGCATGCTTATTGTGCCTTATCGATAA
- a CDS encoding S9 family peptidase: protein MRFLIASILTCATLLITVGCDAPKSKHTEAVAAESLPDGVQIADFGSWKSPVTAEHVYDLSDSIGEIQVTAGSIYFTILDARNEGQRGVKRIDDAAVVVEAIPSSFDIGSRVHEYGGAPFVAIGNSLFATKHSNQLLYRIAPNQAPFPLTPSGTRHADCISNSKASRLICVREDHRAADKVVNQLVGINLSYADEGEVLTSDADFYSTPVISPDQTKLAWITWDHPNMPWDNSKLWLADLDNKGALTNIKQVAKAQTASITQPLFSPNGQLYFVADYTNWWNIYRLNEFDQAEIVLAQEAEFAVAAWHLGHHNYAFENEHTLIASYNREGEAGLIRIDTESGVTDPIAVDFAEITYVTKSENEVIFVGAKETPEKGIYKVQGRSAQLIYAPELTVMDPLFISRAESVSFKTGNNDTAHGYLYQPANPNFQAPAGQEPPLVMFLHPGPTAQANRAFRRDIQYWTSRGFAVFDLNYRGSTGFGRDYRNSLYGNWGKSDVEDAVRAAGFLVNRGDVDGLKLAIKGTRAGGFTALSAVAYYSTFGAAVSYSGISDVESFKRHTHKFESHYLEKLIGEFDNYKRRSAMNNLSGINEPLLLVQGVNDSLIPAEQTLQLYNAVKQKGRPVAYLEFNDDAANRVSPQSKKRALESELSFYGQVFGFTPAGETPALIIENIDNLRRR, encoded by the coding sequence ATGAGATTTTTAATTGCATCAATCCTGACCTGTGCAACATTATTGATAACGGTTGGCTGCGACGCACCTAAATCAAAGCATACTGAAGCCGTAGCCGCTGAATCATTACCCGACGGCGTACAAATAGCAGATTTTGGTAGCTGGAAATCACCTGTTACCGCTGAGCATGTTTATGATCTGTCTGACAGTATAGGTGAGATCCAAGTTACTGCTGGTAGCATCTATTTTACCATTCTCGATGCTAGAAATGAGGGCCAGCGTGGAGTCAAACGAATAGATGATGCTGCTGTGGTCGTTGAAGCTATTCCCTCCAGTTTTGATATCGGTAGCCGTGTGCATGAGTACGGTGGCGCACCTTTTGTTGCGATAGGTAATAGCCTGTTTGCCACTAAACACTCAAATCAACTCTTGTATCGTATTGCTCCTAATCAAGCACCGTTTCCATTGACACCCTCAGGCACTCGACACGCCGACTGTATATCAAACTCAAAAGCTTCCCGTTTAATCTGTGTCAGAGAAGACCATAGAGCTGCTGATAAAGTGGTTAATCAACTCGTTGGCATTAATTTAAGTTATGCAGATGAAGGCGAAGTACTCACTAGTGACGCTGATTTTTACTCCACCCCCGTTATCTCTCCAGATCAAACTAAATTGGCGTGGATAACATGGGATCACCCAAACATGCCGTGGGACAACAGCAAACTATGGCTGGCAGATCTCGATAACAAAGGCGCGCTGACTAATATCAAACAGGTCGCTAAAGCGCAAACAGCTTCAATCACTCAGCCGCTTTTTAGCCCCAATGGACAGCTCTATTTTGTCGCGGATTACACTAATTGGTGGAATATTTATCGCCTAAATGAGTTTGATCAAGCTGAGATAGTACTCGCGCAAGAGGCCGAATTTGCTGTTGCGGCTTGGCACTTAGGTCATCACAATTATGCATTCGAAAATGAACATACCTTAATCGCCAGTTATAACCGTGAAGGCGAAGCTGGACTTATCCGTATTGATACCGAAAGTGGCGTCACGGATCCTATTGCTGTCGATTTTGCAGAAATTACGTATGTAACAAAAAGTGAGAATGAAGTTATTTTCGTCGGCGCGAAAGAAACGCCTGAAAAAGGGATTTATAAAGTACAAGGACGCTCTGCCCAGCTGATTTATGCGCCCGAACTAACAGTAATGGACCCCCTCTTTATTTCAAGAGCCGAGAGTGTCAGCTTTAAAACGGGCAATAATGACACCGCCCATGGATATCTTTACCAACCAGCAAATCCAAATTTCCAAGCACCAGCAGGGCAAGAGCCACCGTTAGTGATGTTTCTGCATCCCGGCCCAACAGCTCAGGCTAACCGAGCATTTAGGCGTGACATTCAGTATTGGACGAGTCGTGGTTTTGCTGTGTTTGATCTCAACTACCGTGGCAGTACCGGTTTTGGCCGGGATTATCGCAACAGTCTTTATGGTAACTGGGGTAAGTCAGATGTAGAAGACGCGGTCAGAGCCGCTGGTTTCTTGGTTAATCGTGGCGATGTCGATGGGCTAAAACTAGCCATAAAAGGAACTCGTGCTGGTGGTTTTACTGCATTATCAGCCGTTGCTTATTACAGCACGTTCGGCGCTGCAGTAAGCTACTCAGGCATTAGTGATGTAGAGTCATTTAAACGTCATACGCATAAGTTTGAAAGTCATTATTTAGAGAAACTTATTGGCGAATTTGATAACTATAAACGTCGCTCTGCGATGAACAACCTCTCTGGGATTAATGAACCTCTACTGCTTGTTCAAGGAGTCAACGACTCACTGATCCCGGCAGAACAAACGCTGCAGCTCTATAATGCCGTGAAACAAAAGGGTAGGCCGGTAGCCTATCTAGAGTTTAATGACGACGCTGCTAATCGAGTGTCGCCGCAAAGTAAAAAGCGTGCTTTAGAGTCTGAACTGTCGTTTTATGGTCAAGTCTTCGGCTTTACGCCAGCCGGAGAGACTCCAGCGCTCATCATTGAAAATATCGATAACTTAAGGCGCAGGTAG
- a CDS encoding SDR family oxidoreductase, whose amino-acid sequence MDLKDKVVVITGGAGGLGYAMAETLAAAGAKLALIDVDQEKLEKACANIGAVTEVQGYALDITDEEDVFSGFQFIKEDFGQVNVLINNAGILRDGLMLKAKDGQVTDRMSYDQFQSVINVNLTGTFLCGREAAAAMIETKQEGVIINISSLAKAGNMGQSNYSASKAGVAAMSVGWAKELARHNIRSAAVAPGVIETEMTAAMKPEALERLQKMVPVGRLGQAEEIASTVRFIIENDYVNGRVFEIDGGIRL is encoded by the coding sequence ATGGATTTAAAAGATAAGGTTGTAGTAATTACTGGTGGTGCGGGTGGACTAGGCTACGCAATGGCGGAGACTTTAGCGGCCGCAGGTGCCAAGCTCGCACTTATCGATGTTGACCAAGAAAAGTTGGAAAAAGCCTGTGCAAACATTGGTGCTGTTACTGAAGTTCAAGGTTATGCATTAGATATTACCGATGAAGAAGATGTATTTTCAGGTTTTCAGTTTATTAAAGAAGATTTCGGCCAAGTCAATGTATTGATCAACAATGCAGGTATTTTACGTGATGGCTTAATGTTAAAAGCCAAAGATGGCCAAGTGACAGATCGTATGTCTTATGATCAGTTTCAGTCGGTTATCAACGTCAACTTAACAGGCACATTCCTCTGTGGCCGTGAAGCGGCAGCTGCGATGATTGAAACCAAACAAGAGGGGGTGATTATCAACATCTCTAGCCTTGCTAAAGCCGGTAACATGGGCCAGTCAAACTACTCAGCGTCTAAAGCGGGCGTGGCTGCGATGAGTGTGGGTTGGGCTAAAGAGCTTGCACGTCATAATATTCGCAGTGCAGCAGTCGCACCGGGTGTGATCGAAACTGAAATGACAGCGGCAATGAAGCCGGAAGCGCTTGAGCGTTTGCAAAAAATGGTGCCCGTCGGCCGTTTAGGTCAGGCGGAAGAGATAGCTTCTACGGTGCGTTTTATCATTGAAAATGATTATGTTAACGGCCGCGTATTTGAGATTGATGGTGGTATACGTTTGTAA
- a CDS encoding RHS repeat-associated core domain-containing protein, with the protein MGVCTLSFAGAPDPRPEPDGPGCGTSRGAPDCDPEPVIRPSTPVLTLASSDSDGTYEVSWSAQKNATHYELQGESKAVLYSGRALSLNRTKGNGSYSYKVRACNGDLCSAYSASKTIKVTLPPAVPTLSLASGDSDGNYRVSWSAVDNATRYQVSGESKSVLYSGIALSLARTKVVGSYSYKVRACNSTVCSAYSATKTIQVTGSLPNTLTVSYQHTDMLGTPVMETDAEGKVVSRSVYEPFGKRLGGEKAGIGYTGHLQDTDLGLTYMQARYYDPLIGRFYSNDPVGFKNVHNFNRYAYANNNPYKYIDPDGRDASLYEKSVEVADPSDLVASKPSEKEATMESTIEVKTHEQADSIESTKEGIMNVSRAVASIVVVAIFPPSAPAVTTLNIASGALGGAEPVHKGDVITTKGVFAGNGMTNDSKVEITTTLRHSHGK; encoded by the coding sequence TTGGGTGTATGTACCTTGTCTTTTGCGGGTGCGCCAGATCCAAGGCCCGAGCCTGATGGACCGGGTTGTGGAACCAGCCGTGGGGCACCTGACTGTGATCCAGAACCAGTGATTCGACCTAGTACACCGGTACTTACACTTGCCAGCAGTGATAGTGATGGTACGTATGAGGTATCGTGGAGTGCGCAAAAAAACGCTACCCATTATGAATTACAAGGCGAATCTAAAGCTGTACTGTACTCGGGCCGTGCTCTTTCACTTAACCGAACTAAGGGTAATGGCAGCTACAGCTATAAGGTCAGAGCTTGTAATGGAGATTTATGCTCTGCCTATTCGGCAAGTAAAACCATCAAGGTCACATTGCCGCCAGCGGTACCCACGCTGAGTCTTGCCAGCGGTGATAGTGATGGCAACTACCGAGTTAGCTGGAGCGCGGTGGACAACGCGACTCGTTATCAAGTTAGCGGTGAATCAAAGAGCGTTTTGTACTCCGGCATTGCATTGTCGCTAGCCCGCACTAAAGTCGTGGGCAGCTACAGTTATAAAGTGAGGGCCTGTAATAGCACTGTATGCAGTGCATATTCGGCAACCAAAACGATACAAGTGACAGGTTCACTACCGAACACTCTCACAGTCTCCTACCAACATACAGATATGCTCGGCACGCCGGTGATGGAAACGGATGCCGAAGGTAAGGTGGTCAGCCGCAGTGTGTATGAACCGTTTGGCAAACGCCTTGGCGGTGAAAAAGCCGGTATTGGTTATACCGGCCACCTGCAAGATACTGACTTAGGCCTGACGTATATGCAGGCACGATACTATGATCCACTTATCGGGCGTTTCTACTCGAATGATCCGGTTGGTTTTAAGAATGTTCATAACTTCAATCGTTACGCATATGCGAATAATAATCCATATAAATATATTGATCCTGACGGACGAGATGCAAGCTTATATGAAAAATCAGTGGAAGTAGCTGACCCCTCTGACTTAGTTGCTTCTAAACCCTCAGAGAAGGAAGCGACGATGGAGAGTACTATTGAAGTGAAAACTCATGAGCAAGCTGATTCAATTGAATCAACGAAAGAAGGTATAATGAACGTTTCTCGGGCTGTTGCTAGTATCGTTGTAGTTGCAATTTTTCCACCATCAGCTCCAGCGGTCACTACTTTGAATATAGCTTCTGGAGCCTTGGGAGGCGCAGAGCCTGTTCACAAGGGAGATGTGATAACTACGAAAGGAGTATTTGCAGGTAACGGTATGACGAACGATTCCAAAGTTGAGATTACAACTACTCTTAGGCATTCTCATGGAAAATAA
- a CDS encoding MerR family DNA-binding protein, protein MKIGEVAKLTNLTVKSIRYYHDTGLVEARKNENGYREYSQKEVDALGFIQHCRALGFTLEDCKALLDLQQNTQRNAADVKALAQHHLDDIEQKIDKLSNLSSQLQHLIKDCKGGRQPNCAILNGLSPNTDVDVTP, encoded by the coding sequence ATGAAAATTGGTGAAGTCGCTAAACTGACTAATTTAACTGTAAAAAGCATACGTTATTATCATGACACTGGCTTAGTAGAAGCACGAAAAAATGAAAATGGCTACCGTGAGTACAGCCAAAAAGAGGTGGATGCGCTGGGCTTTATACAACACTGTAGAGCGCTTGGGTTTACGTTAGAGGATTGTAAGGCACTGCTCGATCTGCAGCAAAACACTCAACGTAATGCTGCAGATGTGAAAGCACTCGCTCAACATCACCTCGACGATATTGAACAAAAGATCGATAAGCTGAGTAACTTAAGCAGCCAGCTGCAGCATTTAATCAAGGACTGCAAAGGTGGCAGACAGCCCAACTGCGCTATTTTAAACGGCCTTAGCCCAAACACTGATGTTGATGTTACCCCTTAG
- a CDS encoding ABC-F family ATPase — protein sequence MITTANITMQFGAKPLFENLSIKFGGGNRYGLIGANGCGKSTFMKILAGDLEPTSGNVSLDVNERLGKLSQNQFGYEEFNVIDTVIMGHAELWEVKKERDRIYSLAEMTEEDGIKVADLEMEFAEMDGYTAESRAGELLMGVGIGVDQHFGLMGEIAPGFKLRVLLAQALFSDPDVLLLDEPTNNLDIDTIRWLQEMLNQRSSTMIIISHDRYFLNSVCTHMADLDYGEMRVFPGNYDEYMMAAQQSRERLMSDNAKKKAQIAELQGFVARFSANASKAKQATSRAKLIDKIKLDDIKASSRVNPFIRFEQEKKLFRNALVVEDLSKGFDVQLFKDLNLIAEVGERIAILGDNGVGKTTLLRTLVHDIPQDSGTIQWSENSSIGYYAQDHESDFENDMTLFEWMSQWRKPEDDDQSVRGYLGRMLFGSDDIKKSVKVLSGGEKGRMLFGKLIMQKPNILLLDEPTNHMDMESIESLNNALEMYEGTLMFVSHDRAFVSSIANRILEVTPNGVNDFKGTYDEFLVSKGIEG from the coding sequence TTGATTACTACAGCTAATATCACCATGCAGTTTGGCGCTAAGCCACTGTTTGAAAACCTCTCAATAAAGTTTGGCGGCGGAAACCGTTACGGTCTTATCGGCGCGAACGGTTGTGGTAAATCAACCTTTATGAAGATCCTTGCGGGCGATCTTGAGCCAACTTCAGGTAACGTTTCACTGGATGTTAACGAGCGCTTAGGTAAGTTGAGCCAGAACCAATTTGGTTATGAAGAGTTCAACGTCATTGATACCGTGATCATGGGGCACGCTGAGCTTTGGGAAGTGAAGAAAGAGCGCGATCGTATCTACTCCTTAGCTGAAATGACTGAAGAAGACGGCATCAAAGTGGCCGATCTTGAGATGGAATTTGCCGAGATGGACGGTTATACCGCTGAATCTCGTGCCGGTGAGTTGTTAATGGGCGTCGGTATCGGTGTTGACCAGCATTTTGGCCTTATGGGCGAAATCGCACCAGGTTTTAAACTACGTGTGCTTCTGGCACAAGCCTTGTTCTCTGATCCTGATGTATTGCTACTTGACGAACCCACCAACAACTTGGATATCGATACTATTCGTTGGTTGCAAGAGATGTTGAACCAACGCAGCAGCACCATGATTATCATCTCGCACGATAGATATTTCTTGAACTCTGTTTGTACTCATATGGCTGATTTGGATTACGGCGAAATGCGCGTATTCCCAGGTAACTACGATGAGTACATGATGGCTGCACAACAGTCACGTGAACGTTTGATGTCCGACAATGCTAAGAAGAAAGCACAAATTGCTGAGCTTCAAGGCTTCGTAGCACGTTTCTCAGCTAACGCTTCAAAAGCAAAGCAAGCGACCTCTCGTGCCAAGCTAATCGATAAGATTAAGCTAGACGACATTAAAGCTTCAAGCCGTGTGAATCCATTTATTCGTTTCGAACAAGAGAAGAAATTGTTCCGTAATGCATTAGTTGTAGAAGATTTAAGCAAAGGTTTTGATGTTCAACTGTTTAAAGATCTAAACCTAATTGCTGAAGTGGGCGAGCGTATTGCTATCTTGGGTGATAACGGTGTGGGTAAAACCACGCTATTGCGCACACTAGTACACGACATTCCTCAGGATTCAGGGACTATTCAGTGGTCTGAAAACTCATCGATTGGTTACTACGCCCAGGACCATGAGTCAGATTTCGAAAATGACATGACATTGTTTGAATGGATGAGTCAATGGCGCAAACCAGAAGATGACGACCAATCTGTACGCGGCTACTTAGGGCGGATGTTGTTTGGTTCTGACGATATTAAAAAGTCAGTTAAAGTGCTTTCTGGTGGTGAAAAAGGGCGTATGTTGTTTGGTAAGCTAATCATGCAAAAGCCAAATATCTTGCTACTAGATGAGCCAACTAACCACATGGATATGGAATCAATCGAGTCATTGAACAACGCGCTTGAAATGTATGAAGGTACATTAATGTTTGTCAGCCATGACCGTGCATTTGTATCATCAATTGCTAATCGTATTCTTGAAGTTACGCCAAACGGCGTGAATGACTTCAAAGGAACTTACGATGAGTTCCTTGTGAGTAAAGGTATTGAAGGTTAA